Below is a genomic region from Gillisia sp. Hel_I_86.
AAAAAATAACTGCTGTTTTTACTGGAGAAGGGGGAACAAGTGAGGGAGATTTTCATGAAGCTTTAAATATAGCTTCCGTATGGGATCTACCGGTATTATTTTGTGTGGAAAATAACGGCTACGGACTTTCTACTCCAACCACAGAACAATACAGGTGCAAGAATATCATGGATCGGGGAATTGGTTATGGTATGGAAGCACATCAAATAGATGGGAATAATATTTTAGAAGTCTATACCAAGGTTTCAGAAATTGCTGAAAGCCTTCGTGAAAACCCAAGACCTGTATTGTTGGAATTTATCACGTTTAGAATGAGAGGTCACGAGGAAGCCAGTGGTACCAAATATGTTCCGGAAGAGCTGCTGAATGAGTGGGCTGCGAAGGATCCAATATTAAATTTCAAAGAATTGCTTCAGGAAAAAAATATCCTTACTGAAGAGGTCGATAACGACTATATAAAAGAAATTAAAGCTGAAATTGATGAAAATCTACAGCTTGCATTTGACGAAGAAGTAATTGTCTCTTCTGAAAGTGAAGAATTAAATGATGTATATGAGAAGTTTGAATATCAGCATTTTGAAGAAAATAAAGAAGTTGAAACAATTCGGTTTATAGATGCCATAGCCGAAGCTTTAAAACAATCTATGCAGCGGCATGAGGATCTTGTTTTAATGGGGCAAGATATCGCAGATTATGGTGGGGTTTTTAAAATAACGGAGAACAGTCTTGCTGATTTTGGAAAAGACCGGGTTCGAAATACCCCTATTTGTGAGTCGGGAATAGTGGCTACTGCCATGGGACTTTCCATTAAAGGAATAAAGTCCATGGTGGAGATGCAATTTGCAGATTTTGTGAGTTCTGGTTTTAACCCAATTGTAAATTACCTTGCCAAGGCTCATTATAGATGGAACCAGCCGGCAGATGTGGTTATTAGGATGCCTTGCGGGGCAGGCGTAGGAGCAGGGCCCTTCCATAGTCAGACCAATGAAGCTTGGTTTACCAAAACACCGGGATTAAAAGTAGTATATCCCGCTTTTCCAAAAGATGCAAAAGGATTATTGAATACTGCTTTCACCGATCCCAATCCAGTTTTGTTTTTTGAACATAAAGCGCTGTATAGAAGTATTCGTCAAGAAGTGCCTACTAATTACTACACTATCCCATTCGGGAAGGCAGCTTTCCTTCAGGAAGGGCATGAGGTTACTATAGTTACTTATGGGGCCGCGGTGCACTGGGCAATGGAAGCCTTATTGGAATTCCCAGATCTTAGTGTGGACCTTATAGATCTTAGAACCTTACAACCAATGGATATAGAAACTGTTTTCAATTCTGTTAAAAAGACAGGAAGAGTCCTTGTAATAAATGAGGATTCCATCTTCGGTAGTATTGCATCAGACATTGCTGCACAAATAGCAGAAGAATGTTTTGAATATTTAGATGCGCCCATAATGCGATTGGGAAGCATGGAAACCCCTATACCTTTTACACAAAACCTAGAAAATCAATACCTTCCCAAAAATCGTATTAATGAAAAATTAAAGGAATTAATGGCGTATTAGCATAATATTGGCTTTTGGAGTTCATATTTAGGGTTCCTTAACAATTTCCTTGTTAAATTATTAATAATCTTTTGCGAGATGCCCAGCCGTAAAGTAATTTAGCTTTAACTAATCTTTAAACTACTATTATATTATGGTACGACTTATTGTTATTTTCCTTGTCATTGCTCTAGTTGCCGCAATCTTCGGTTTTGGAGGAATTGCAGAAGGATCTGCGGACATTGCAAAAATTATCTTTTATATTTTTATTGTATTGCTTGTTATTTCTTTATTAAGCAGATTATTCAGAAGATAATTTAAATACAACATACAAATCCAATCAGATAAAATAACTTTATCGGGTTGGATTTTTTCAAATCTTAAACAAAAAACGACCCTTATGAAAAAAATGATTTTTATACTAACCACAATTCTTTTAATTGTTTCCTGTGGACCCACTAAGGTAGCCACAGAGGCCCGAAAAACCTTTAAAGGGGATTGGATGCTAAACAATGTAACCTATCCAAATTCTCAAGGAACCTTCGATGTGACTTTGTTTAATGATGCTTCTGCCGCATGCTTTAAAGGAAGCAATTGGAGCTTTGTATCCAATAACAATACAGGTACTTATAGTACCGCTGGTGCCAACTGTACTGCAGGCGAACGTTATTTCGTTTGGTCTATAGACGAGGAAAATACTCCAAGTGGAACTTTCGACTTTCTGTTGAAGCCAACAGATAACAAATGGAAATCTACTACGGGCAATCAAGGCTTCAGGATCAACCTGGTTTCTTTAACCGAAACTACAATGACTTGGGAGCAAACGGTAACTTTGGAGGGATCTCCATTTGTTATCCGAATGAATTTTACTAAACTTTAAAATATAAATTATGAAAATTGGAATAAATAAATTTTTGGCCTTTGCATTTTCTGCAACACTATTAGTTGGTTGTGAAGCTACCAAGAATGCAAACAATACTCAAAAAGGGGCCGTGATCGGTGCTGGGAGTGGAGCCGTTATTGGTGGGGTTATAGGTAACAATGTAGGTAAAGGAAATAGCGCCTTGGGTGCTATTATTGGTGGTGTTGTAGGTGGTGCTGCTGGAGGATACATTGGAAACAGAATGGATGAACAAGCAAAAAAGATCGAACAAGAAATCCCTGGTGCCGAAGTAGAAAGAGTAGGGGAAGGAATTAACGTGACTTTTGATGAGAATAGTGGAATCTATTTTGATACCGAAAAGTATAACATCAATGAAAAGTCAAGAGAGGCGCTTCACAAGTTGGTTGGTATTTTCAAAGAATATCCAGATACTGAAATTTTAGTAGAGGGACATACAGATGATAGAGGTAGTGATAGTTATAATTTAACTTTGTCCAAGAACAGGGCTCAAGCTGTAACGAACTTTTTAGTAAGCGATGGGATTTCTAAAGGTAGGTTCGATACCAAATGGTATGGAGAAGCCCAACCTAAGTATGATAATACCACTGAGGAGGGTAGAGCTAAAAACCGAAGAGTGGAGTTAGCCATTGTGGCAAATGAGCAAATGAAGAAAGAAGCTGAAGAAGCTACATCAGAGCACTAGGACAACTCACAAATTCATATTAAATCCCGGGGAAAGCCCGGGATTTTTTTGTTTCAATTTAGTATCTTCAACAGGTGAAAAAGAAATCCATTGGGATTGTTGGTGGCGGTCTCTCAGGACTCGTTGCCGCCATCCATCTTTCTAAAAACAATATACCGGTTACGGTATTCGAAAAAAACAGGTATCCTAATCATAAGGTTTGTGGAGAATATGTGTCCCGTGAAATACTTCCTTATTTAGAACAGCTTGATATCCATATTAAAGAACTCGAGCCGGCTTTAATCAATAGGTTGCAATACAGCTCGGTTAAAGGAAAAATAGTAAGTGCCAAATTGCCTTTAGGTGGTTTAGGGATTTCCCGCTATGCCTTAGATGAATTTTTACATCAAAAAGCTATGGCATCTGGAGTAAAATTTATACAAGCCTTAGTTATCGATGTAGATTTTATTGAAGATGAGTTTGAAATAATTACAAATCAGAAGGAATCTTTTAAATTTAATATAGTTCTGGGAGCATATGGAAAGCGGTCTTTATTGGATAAAAAATTGGATCGGGAATTTATAGATCAAAAGTCTGGCTGGCTGGCTATTAAATGCCACTATAAAAAAGATGATTTCCCAGATAATTTGGTGATGCTCCATAATTTTAAAGGTGGTTATTGCGGATTATCCAAAACTGAGAGCGGAGCTATTAATGCATGCTATTTGACTTCTTATTCGAGTTTTAAACGATATAAGGATTCCCTCGATTTTAAAAACAAGGTCTTAATGCAAAACCCACATTTGAGATCTTTTTTCCAACAAGCTACGCCCTTATTTGAAAATGACCTTAGTATCGCACAAATCTCTTTTGAAAAGAAATTGAGTATTCAAAACCATATCCTGATGGTAGGAGATGCAGCTGGGTTAATTCACCCTTTATCTGGCAACGGTATGGCAATGGCTATTCACAGTGCCAAGATTGCTTCCGAAGCTATCATTAATTATTACAAAAATGATGGAAGCTCAAGAGAAGCAATGGAGAAGGAATATCAGACAAACTGGAATGTCCAGTTTAGTTCCAGGTTACGGATGGGCAGACTATTACAAAACGTTTTGTTAAGTCCAGGACTTTCTCGATTTGTACAAAGAATTATAAGTACTTTCCCCTCATTACTACCAAAGATCATTTCAAGAACCCATGGAAAACCAATAGTATGATTGCTATAAATACCTCTAAGCGCAGTGAAACAATCGAGATCATGGATGATTTCGAATTAAAGGGGGGAGACTTGGAACAAACCCTGAGCGATCTTGAAAAGATAAATAAATGGTTGGGAGGAAATACAATTACTTTAGAGGGAATTCAATTTCTTCTGAAAAATACCCCTGAGAAAACGACTATTAGAATAGCCGATATTGGTTGTGGTAGTGGTGCAGTACTTCGGGAGATTGCCAATTGGGGAAGAAAGCAAAAATTTGATCTCGAACTTATGGGGATAGATGCCAATCCATACACTATTGAAATTGCTCAAAGGAGATCAGATTATTATCCTGAAATAAAGTTTGAAGCCTTAAATATTTTCAGCGAGGCATATAAAAAGCAAAAATATGATATTGTGCTTTGTACCTTGACGCTCCATCATTTTAAAAATGAGGAGATTTTGGAACTGCTTAATATCTTTAAGGATCAGTCCAGTATTGGAATTGTAATTAATGATCTTCAGCGGAGTAAAACCGCCTATGTATTATTTCAAGCTTTCTGTAAA
It encodes:
- a CDS encoding thiamine pyrophosphate-dependent enzyme, which produces MKPTPTEFTTIKYPDTELSETTLLKLYRGMLKPRLIEEKMLILLRQGRISKWFSGIGQEAISIGITMAMQEDEYILPMHRNLGVFTAREIPLYRLFSQWQGKANGFTKGRDRSFHFGTQEFKIVGMISHLGPQLGVADGIALAHKLKKEKKITAVFTGEGGTSEGDFHEALNIASVWDLPVLFCVENNGYGLSTPTTEQYRCKNIMDRGIGYGMEAHQIDGNNILEVYTKVSEIAESLRENPRPVLLEFITFRMRGHEEASGTKYVPEELLNEWAAKDPILNFKELLQEKNILTEEVDNDYIKEIKAEIDENLQLAFDEEVIVSSESEELNDVYEKFEYQHFEENKEVETIRFIDAIAEALKQSMQRHEDLVLMGQDIADYGGVFKITENSLADFGKDRVRNTPICESGIVATAMGLSIKGIKSMVEMQFADFVSSGFNPIVNYLAKAHYRWNQPADVVIRMPCGAGVGAGPFHSQTNEAWFTKTPGLKVVYPAFPKDAKGLLNTAFTDPNPVLFFEHKALYRSIRQEVPTNYYTIPFGKAAFLQEGHEVTIVTYGAAVHWAMEALLEFPDLSVDLIDLRTLQPMDIETVFNSVKKTGRVLVINEDSIFGSIASDIAAQIAEECFEYLDAPIMRLGSMETPIPFTQNLENQYLPKNRINEKLKELMAY
- a CDS encoding DUF1328 domain-containing protein, which translates into the protein MVRLIVIFLVIALVAAIFGFGGIAEGSADIAKIIFYIFIVLLVISLLSRLFRR
- a CDS encoding lipocalin family protein, giving the protein MKKMIFILTTILLIVSCGPTKVATEARKTFKGDWMLNNVTYPNSQGTFDVTLFNDASAACFKGSNWSFVSNNNTGTYSTAGANCTAGERYFVWSIDEENTPSGTFDFLLKPTDNKWKSTTGNQGFRINLVSLTETTMTWEQTVTLEGSPFVIRMNFTKL
- a CDS encoding OmpA family protein, with protein sequence MKIGINKFLAFAFSATLLVGCEATKNANNTQKGAVIGAGSGAVIGGVIGNNVGKGNSALGAIIGGVVGGAAGGYIGNRMDEQAKKIEQEIPGAEVERVGEGINVTFDENSGIYFDTEKYNINEKSREALHKLVGIFKEYPDTEILVEGHTDDRGSDSYNLTLSKNRAQAVTNFLVSDGISKGRFDTKWYGEAQPKYDNTTEEGRAKNRRVELAIVANEQMKKEAEEATSEH
- a CDS encoding NAD(P)/FAD-dependent oxidoreductase: MKKKSIGIVGGGLSGLVAAIHLSKNNIPVTVFEKNRYPNHKVCGEYVSREILPYLEQLDIHIKELEPALINRLQYSSVKGKIVSAKLPLGGLGISRYALDEFLHQKAMASGVKFIQALVIDVDFIEDEFEIITNQKESFKFNIVLGAYGKRSLLDKKLDREFIDQKSGWLAIKCHYKKDDFPDNLVMLHNFKGGYCGLSKTESGAINACYLTSYSSFKRYKDSLDFKNKVLMQNPHLRSFFQQATPLFENDLSIAQISFEKKLSIQNHILMVGDAAGLIHPLSGNGMAMAIHSAKIASEAIINYYKNDGSSREAMEKEYQTNWNVQFSSRLRMGRLLQNVLLSPGLSRFVQRIISTFPSLLPKIISRTHGKPIV
- a CDS encoding methyltransferase domain-containing protein; the protein is MIAINTSKRSETIEIMDDFELKGGDLEQTLSDLEKINKWLGGNTITLEGIQFLLKNTPEKTTIRIADIGCGSGAVLREIANWGRKQKFDLELMGIDANPYTIEIAQRRSDYYPEIKFEALNIFSEAYKKQKYDIVLCTLTLHHFKNEEILELLNIFKDQSSIGIVINDLQRSKTAYVLFQAFCKMFINNEIARKDGLTSILRGFKKNDLKNLAKKIPTQKHSIKWKWAFRYRWILKK